The proteins below are encoded in one region of Leishmania major strain Friedlin complete genome, chromosome 7:
- a CDS encoding putative Golgi/lysosome glycoprotein produces the protein MFRMKSLKLLVVIGVSLALCSTLSLAAENGKRLYPACGVTEHTTSASSQVTSTLYSFSGRTHSLTMTCLAYEVVSVGNDHADEDYCLVEHQTEYMYALVIHAVYTTGNGVTVERNFSIRDMRGGSLAELTVAMPTLSRFSVMFTNLATDTRCNLRVRALLSYKIAGKAGAGNNAPIVVAVSPHTVYSKSADRSVLVLDHGVGQVPQSTDIVSLVDFSQGTCARPDGNVLYMDYLTAIPATVHVYGNRTQLSVRAITFHEPNTYRVCYRAQNSHVATQIGVITVYAGNPAYYDVVGGVNEKGEVLVGTETTIKFYGHDLDTRENGDEAKFVEFTKECDTGKPAGGVPLANDLEPEDNYGPNTTYSLWKSTIAEGGSYKVCYKRKAVNVWTEVPFIEDVAIADRPGESTQAPVPTPTHPSTHAECPMATETAEHPWPKFKSAKVVLTVKKLPSDFLSTLSSLLCLKRSMFTLAYLKHNSEGKQVVFLVLNCEENENAALSECSSIERLNYFASLSKKQLEDHGIESVQGSTHMLAFDEDEGSSRNVFGLILLCASILAAGGMVVFAVCRYMERRHHFVQFGLDDDDIDDMYDFNAAPRSAMRIQYDVAPQAEPTRIANSVIEIED, from the coding sequence ATGTTCCGAATGAAGTCTCTGAAGCTTCTAGTGGTCATCGGTGTGTCGCTGGCCCTCTGCTCCACCCTTTCCCTGGCTGCCGAAAATGGTAAGAGACTCTATCCCGCGTGTGGAGTCACAGAGCACACCACCTCGGCCAGCTCGCAGGTGACATCAACCCTGTACAGCTTCTCGGGCCGCACGCACAGCTTGACAATGACCTGCCTGGCGTACGAGGTTGTGTCTGTGGGAAACGATCACGCAGACGAGGACTACTGCCTTGTTGAGCACCAGACCGAGTACATGTACGCCCTCGTCATCCACGCCGTCTACACAACGGGCAACGGCGTTACCGTGGAGCGCAATTTCTCGATTCGCGACATGAGGGGCGGCTCCCTGGCAGAGTTGACAGTAGCAATGCCCACTCTCAGTCGATTCTCCGTTATGTTCACCAACCTAGCGACAGACACCCGGTGCAACCTGCGAGTACGCGCACTCCTTTCGTACAAGATAGCGGGCAAGGCTGGGGCGGGGAACAACGCACCGATTGTGGTAGCAGTGTCACCACACACAGTATACTCGAAGAGCGCCGATCGCAGCGTTCTTGTGCTCGACCACGGCGTTGGTCAGGTGCCACAGAGCACCGATATTGTCTCGCTGGTCGACTTCTCGCAGGggacgtgcgcgcggccggATGGCAACGTGCTCTACATGGACTACCTCACCGCGATACCAGCCACAGTTCATGTCTACGGCAACCGGACCCAGCTCAGTGTGCGCGCCATTACCTTCCACGAGCCTAACACATACCGCGTGTGCTACCGCGCGCAAAACAGCCACGTGGCGACGCAGATAGGTGTCATCACCGTGTATGCCGGGAACCCGGCGTACTACGACGTCGTCGGTGGTGTCAATGAGAAGGGCGAAGTGCTGGTCGGCACTGAGACGACTATCAAGTTCTACGGCCACGACCTCGACACCCGCGAGAACGGCGACGAAGCCAAGTTTGTGGAGTTCACGAAAGAGTGCGATACGGGCAAACCCGCCGGTGGCGTCCCTCTTGCCAACGACTTGGAGCCAGAAGACAACTACGGACCGAACACCACCTACTCCCTGTGGAAGTCGACCATAGCCGAGGGCGGCTCCTACAAGGTGTGCTACAAGCGCAAGGCAGTTAATGTGTGGACGGAGGTGCCGTTCATCGAGGATGTCGCCATCGCTGATAGGCCCGGGGAGTCCACCCAGGCGCCTGTTCCCACACCGACGCAtccctccacacacgcggagTGTCCCATGGCGACCGAAACGGCGGAGCACCCGTGGCCCAAGTTTAAGAGTGCCAAGGTCGTGCTCACGGTGAAGAAGCTGCCCAGCGACTTCCTGAGCACGCTGAGCAGCCTCCTCTGTCTGAAGCGGTCCATGTTCACACTGGCGTACCTGAAGCACAACAGCGAGGGCAAACAAGTTGTCTTCCTGGTGCTGAACTGCGAGGAGAACGAGAACGCAGCGCTGAGCGAGTGCAGCTCGATCGAGCGCCTCAATTACTTTGCATCCTTGTCGAAGAAGCAGCTCGAGGACCACGGGATCGAATCGGTGCAGGGCAGCACCCACATGCTGGCGttcgacgaggacgaggggaGTAGCCGCAATGTGTTCGGGCTCATTTTACTCTGTGCAAGCATATTGGCAGCAGGCGGCATGGTAGTCTTCGCCGTATGTCGCTATATggagcggcgccaccacTTTGTTCAGTTCGGCctggacgacgacgacattGACGACATGTACGACTTCAACGCCGCACCGAGGTCTGCCATGCGCATCCAGTACGATGTGGCGCCTCAGGCAGAGCCGACACGCATCGCCAACTCTGTCATCGAGATTGAAGACTAG